One Pygocentrus nattereri isolate fPygNat1 chromosome 12, fPygNat1.pri, whole genome shotgun sequence DNA window includes the following coding sequences:
- the LOC119264804 gene encoding uncharacterized protein LOC119264804: protein MSSQDRALQALSAELARLDRHITALLKRQDELLQRKLQLEASREVSPSVVAPALSLRTPGDAVLTPAPAAPGPWERQRRRRPSRPSPPPQPVFTSCNRFAALSPPPTPSPTPRAPSPAPAPRRSAQDSVYVIGSSIVRHVRVRGVNSRATVSCFPGARVLDIAKRLPSALRRRDAFGTMVIHVGTNDISDRRSEVLKEHYQTLLDTARKKTDTRIVISGPLPTYRRGSERFSRLFALQSWLRGWCACNGLGYVDNWSSFWEQPALYRRDGLHPSPLGSVVLSRNIERAIR, encoded by the coding sequence ATGTCTTCCCAGGACCGAGCTCTCCAGGCCCTGAGCGCTGAGTTGGCCCGTTTGGACCGTCACATCACCGCCCTCCTGAAGAGGCAGGACGAGCTCCTTCAGCGGAAGTTGCAGCTCGAAGCCTCCCGGGAAGTTTCCCCCTCGGTGGTCGCGCCAGCCTTGTCTCTTCGTACACCGGGAGACGCCGTTCTCACGCCAGCCCCAGCCGCACCTGGTCCCTGGGAACGCCAGCGCCGCAGACGGCCTTCCAGACCTTCACCGCCACCCCAGCCGGTCTTCACCTCCTGCAACCGTTTCGCCGCCCTCAGCCCACCGCCTACGCCTTCACCTACGCCTCGGGCCCCGTCGCCCGCCCCAGCGCCTCGGCGCTCCGCacaggactcggtttatgttaTTGGTAGCTCTATTGTCCGCCATGTTAGAGTAAGAGGTGTAAACAGCCGCGCCACTGTCTCCTGTTTTCCAGGTGCACGGGTTCTAGATATCGCCAAGCGGCTCCCCTCAGCCCTCCGCAGACGCGACGCCTTCGGGACCATGGTTATCCACGTCGGGACCAACGACATCTCCGACCGGCGCAGCGAGGTCCTGAAGGAGCACTACCAGACGCTACTGGACACCGCCAGGAAGAAGACGGACACTAGGATCGTCATCTCCGGCCCTCTTCCCACCTACCGGCGGGGATCCGAGCGGTTCAGCAGGCTCTTCGCGCTGCAGTCCTGGCTCCGCGGCTGGTGCGCCTGCAACGGGTTGGGCTACGTGGACAACTGGTCCTCGTTTTGGGAGCAGCCAGCGCTCTACCGGAGGGATGGGCTTCACCCTAGTCCTCTGGGGTCCGTCGTCCTCTCACGGAACATCGAGAGGGCCATCCGCTGA